A single window of Anopheles moucheti chromosome 2, idAnoMoucSN_F20_07, whole genome shotgun sequence DNA harbors:
- the LOC128299602 gene encoding ecdysone-induced protein 75B-like, with the protein MGCSAVQQQTAGATTQGQCTTQTQPQTMAPSAASTIVIVRQVPNPPSQESANPPLPPPPPPPPSSLPQPKSLKTSHSALVKILESAPLNAVKSTTTPSGTTPPATPQPVVALTPKIDFCPWKKTTIAKEWLSAQGGAGKQREESVVPPSVVVLAPRLAGDEQPQQQHPDEQQRVVICAIEKKEQQQDPIAMEEDEAIEAGCEEEEEEEEEDVELEERLASKKARSSSSSSSLCSSSGNSSCRSRESSLSSAASPEPNSSGDESSSSSSGLSSGERSSSSTSSCSCTCSSDHLINDLCQQFEENLCEDHGFFRRSIQQKIQYRPCTKNQQCSILRINRNRCQYCRLKKCIAVGMSRDDKGLSK; encoded by the exons CCACTACCCAAGGACAGTGCACGACGCAAACGCAACCTCAAACGATGGCACCGTCCGCGGCCAgcacgatcgtgatcgtgcGGCAGGTTCCTAACCCGCCATCACAAGAATCCGCCAATCCGCCACTACCACccccgccaccaccaccaccatcgtcgCTACCTCAGCCCAAGAGTCTGAAAACGAGTCACAGTGCGCTGGTGAAAATTCTCGAATCCGCACCACTCAACGCTGTGAAATCAACCACCACCCCCAGCGGCACCACACCCCCGGCCACCCCCCAACCGGTGGTGGCCCTCACGCCGAAGATTGATTTTTGTCCGTGGAAAAAGACAACGATCGCCAAAGAATGGTTGAGCGCGCAGGGTGGCGCGGGGAAGCAGCGGGAGGAGTCGGTAGTGCCACCGTCCGTGGTGGTGTTGGCACCCCGGTTAGCGGGTGACGaacagccacagcagcagcatccggACGAACAGCAGCGTGTAGTCATTTGTGCCATCGAAAAgaaggagcagcagcaggacccGATCGCCATGGAAGAGGATGAAGCGATCGAGGCTGGATgtgaggaggaagaggaggaagaggaggaggacgTGGAGCTAGAGGAGCGGTTGGCAAGCAAAAAGGCGCGCAGTTCGAGCAGTTCGAGCAGTTTGTGCAGTAGCAGCGGTAACAGTTCCTGCCGCAGCCGGGAATCGTCCCTTTCGTCGGCGGCCTCCCCAGAGCCGAACAGCAGCGGCGAtgagagcagcagcagcagcagcggcctATCGTCCGGCGAGCGTTCGTCGTCCTCCACGTCCTCCTGCTCCTGCACCTGCTCATCCGATCATCTCATCAACGATCTCTGCCAGCAGTTTGAGGAGAACCTCTGCGAAGATCAC GGTTTCTTCCGGCGATCGATACAGCAGAAGATCCAGTACCGACCGTGCACGAAAAATCAGCAGTGCAGCATACTGCGAATAAACCGCAACCGCTGCCAGTACTGCCGATTGAAGAAGTGCATCGCCGTCGGCATGAGTCGTGACG ATAAAGGCTTGAGTAAATAG